A part of Augochlora pura isolate Apur16 chromosome 1, APUR_v2.2.1, whole genome shotgun sequence genomic DNA contains:
- the LOC144471317 gene encoding rap guanine nucleotide exchange factor 6 isoform X3 gives MTDYLDPHFVRALCRDPERRTLQDLQIIYYGLLGLEALRPCRDSILRGLCKVVRYERHHANHVLYYTGELATSWYILLSGSVFIDGSMFLPCSSFGKRTGGSARRPNECFVLESSEMIVIDYPEVHGGRMHRPPHPHPITDHRQVNLVFDDTFSQGLTGRPELYQKSNRSSHSSDTSSAYSGSDTMTSVQSSLDADPDDVDLSGLVESIVDSDEEEDLAESMDSLTVRDPVRECLEKDPMERTEDHIETLLEFTQQLKAFTNMTLAVRRALCAVMVFAVVERAGMIVLNDGEELDSWSVLINGAVEIEHSNGEIEQLHLGDSFGILPTMERLLHRGVMRTKCDDCQFVCVTQADYFRIQHQGEENTRRHEENGRVILVTELRGALDGGARRGHVVIRGTPERLMLQLIEENSITDPTYIEDFLLTHRTFIDSPLLVASQLLEWFDQAQVRDRVARVVLLWVNNHFTDFETDPSMMEFLEAFETGLEREKMQGQQRLLNIACAAKARMRNVTLARPSRDEVLHFNILGGYEKGFGIFISKVDKKSKAEDVGLKRGDQILEVNGQSFEHVSHAKALELLRGSTHLSITVKSNLLAFKEMLQMPDDSPRPRARANKPEISKIPTDPRARLSTHVDPITTVNPINPLVGGVPLLSDSNISPIKDVKKEHKGFMTLGPKKRFQRALIKMNILQKNTINDGVHADDSLAPPHTPPGTGLAQTTTNLYHSKSNPDLTSLYCYDDLRAPDYPEHVLKVYKADQTCKYLLIHKETTAHEVVMLALQEFGITESSSNFSLAELSVGEGGMIKQRRLPDQMQNLAERIGLSSRYYLKTNGISETLVADEQAPELIRESQVHFLQLNAVEVAIQLTLQDFSIFRQIESTEYVDDLFELKSRYGVPMLRQFAELVNREMFWVVTEVCSEHNLVRRSKIIKQFIKIARQCKECKNFNSMFAIVSGLGHGAVSRLRASWEKLPNKYQRLFIDLQELMDPSRNMSKYRQLVASEQTQPPIIPFYPVVKKDLTFIHLGNDSRVEGLVNFEKLRMIAKEVRSLTGMCSSPYDLSIMLERGGQPPSSAMVALNQMTTGNQVLHCPGGQTATVKRRKKSTAAPNPKKMFEEAQMVRRVKAYLTNMKVITDEERLHALSVDCEPHAGAVAVAAAVPLSASRGRRHPSPTLSTTSSASSTSEGTKFGAASPQAVRKILSLSDQHKTRPYQPKHCVPPLPVPGLTLHSSGPEPSPGAPRRVGSGSRVSTHERSHSDTPSSLLPPVDLSAESSSVTSLSNLQPLRKTLTSGSVTSSDSGHSTQLDSHSGSSVEAGGSPPPPQRRHSAMQGCTGLGVGVGLGVPAGLPPPGTTIITTMTTMTTMTSMTTMRPGVGGTQCRQPPAYKVAAQMARLHRLGRAHSHEGVTYRTEHEDDDEDAQVSAV, from the exons ATCGACTACCCGGAAGTGCATGGAGGAAGGATGCATCGACCACCGCACCCCCATCCCATAACCGACCATCGACAGGTCAACCTGGTCTTCGATGACACG TTTTCCCAAGGCCTGACCGGCAGGCCAGAACTCTACCAAAAGTCTAACAGAAGCAGCCATTCAAGCGACACAAGCTCAGCATATAGTGGATCAGATACAATGACATCTGTACAAAGTTCATTGGATGCAGATCCAGATGACGTTGATCTGTCAGGACTTGTTGAATCCATAGTGGATAGCGATGAAGAGGAAGATCTGGCAGAGAGCATGGAC agCCTGACTGTCCGTGATCCAGTCAGAGAATGTTTAGAGAAAGATCCTATGGAAAGAACAGAAGACCATATAGAGACACTGTTAGAATTTACACAACAGTTAAAGGCCTTTACAAACATGACTTTAGCAGTAAGAAGAGCGCTGTGCGCTGTAATGGTATTTGCTGTGGTAGAACGTGCTGGTATGATAGTTTTGAATGATGGAGAAGAATTGGATAGTTGGAGCGTGCTTATCAATGGTGCTGTAGAAATTGAGCATAGCAATGGAGAAATTGAACAACTACATCTTGGTGATAGTTTTGGAATCTTGCCTACTATGGAGAGATTATTACATAGAGGTGTTATGAGGACAAA ATGCGATGATTGCCAATTTGTATGCGTCACGCAAGcagattattttagaatccAACATCAAGGTGAAGAAAATACTAGGAGGCacgaagaaaatggaagagTCATTCTAGTAACAGAATTAAGAGGAGCTCTAGATGGTGGAGCACGTAGGGGTCATGTTGTTATTCGTGGCACTCCTGAACGTTTAATGTTACAACTTATAGAAGAAAACAGTATTACCGATCCCACTTATATAGAAGACTTTTTATTAACTCatcgaacatttattgatagtCCCTTATTAGTTGCGAGTCAATTGCTAGAATGGTTTGATCAAGCACAAGTCAGAGACAGAGTGGCCAGAGTAGTGCTTCTTTGggtaaataatcattttacgGACTTTGAAACTGATCCATCTATGATGGAATTTTTAGAAGCTTTTGAAACTGGtttagaaagagagaaaatgcAAGGACAACAAAG ATTATTGAACATTGCCTGTGCAGCAAAGGCAAGAATGCGGAATGTAACATTAGCAAGACCCAGTAGGGACGAGGTCttgcattttaatattttgggCGGTTACGAGAAAGGTTTTGGTATCTTCATCTCGAAAGTTGACAAGAAGTCGAAAGCAGAAGATGTTGGTTTGAAACGGGGCGATCAAATTTTAGAAGTAAACGGACAAAGCTTCGAGCACGTGAGTCACGCCAAAGCTCTAGAACTTTTAAGGGGCTCTACTCACCTCAGTATAACAGTGAAATCCAATTTACTTG CGTTTAAAGAAATGCTTCAGATGCCAGATGATTCACCGAGGCCGCGGGCAAGGGCAAATAAACCCGAAATCTCAAAAATCCCAACGGATCCACGTGCAAGGTTGTCCACGCACGTGGATCCAATCACCACTGTAAACCCAATAAACCCACTAGTGGGTGGTGTCCCGTTATTATCTGACTCTAATATCTCTCCAATCAAAGATGTTAAAAAGGAACATAAAGGATTCATGACGCTTGGGCCGAAAAAGAGGTTTCAGAGAGCACTCATAAAAATGAACATACTACAAAAGAATACTATTAA tGACGGTGTACATGCAGACGATTCACTTGCACCTCCTCATACACCACCAGGAACAGGTCTCGCACAGACCACTACCAACCTATACCATTCTAAAAGTAACCCTGATCTAACTTCGTTATATTGTTACGATGACTTAAGAGCGCCCGATTATCCCGAACACGTTTTAAAAGTTTACAAAGCTGATCAAACTTGTAAATACCTTCTTATTCACAAAGAAACAACGGCACACGAG gTCGTAATGCTTGCTCTTCAAGAGTTCGGTATAACCGAGAGCAGTTCAAATTTTTCCTTAGCCGAACTTAGCGTCGGAGAAGGAGGCATGATTAAGCAGCGTAGGTTACCCGATCAGATGCAAAATCTTGCGGAAAGGATCGGTTTAAGTTCTCGATATTACTTAAAAACGAATGGCATATCGGAGACACTTGTAGCCGACGAACAAGCACCTGAACTGATTCGCGAATCTCAGGTtcatttcttacaattaaacGCAGTTGAAGTCGCCATTCAATTGACGTTACAAGACTTCAGTATATTCAG GCAAATTGAATCTACGGAGTACGTGGACGATTTGTTCGAGTTGAAAAGTAGATACGGAGTGCCTATGCTCAGGCAGTTTGCTGAACTAGTCAATAGAGAGATGTTCTGGGTTGTTACAGAAGTTTGTTCTGAACACAACCTTGTACGAcgtagtaaaataataaaacaatttataaaaatagctc GTCAATGTAAggaatgtaaaaatttcaactcCATGTTCGCAATCGTGTCTGGTTTGGGTCACGGAGCTGTTTCAAGATTACGAGCATCTTGGGAAAAACTGCCAAATAAATATCAGAGGCTATTCATTGATCTGCAGGAGTTGATGGATCCCAGCCGCAACATGAGCAAATACAGACAATTGGTGGCGTCTGAACAGACACAACCTCCTATA ATTCCATTCTATCCTGTAGTAAAGAAGGACTTGACATTTATACATCTCGGTAATGATTCCAGAGTGGAAGGTTTagtaaattttgaaaagctgCGAATGATCGCGAAAGAAGTAAGATCTTTGACAGGCATGTGTTCCTCCCCCTACGATTTGTCAATAATGCTGGAAAGAGGTGGTCAACCACCTAGTTCTGCCATGGTTGCGTTAAATCAAATGACCACTGGCAATCAAg TTTTGCATTGTCCAGGCGGGCAAACTGCAACTGTTAAAAGGCGGAAGAAGTCGACTGCTGCGCCAAATCcgaagaaaatgtttgaagAAGCGCAGATGGTCAGGAGAGTGAAGGCTTATCTTACGAACATGAAAGTAATTACGGATGAGGAACGATTGCATGCTTTATCGGTGGACTGTGAACCTCATGCAGGGGCGGTCGCAGTGGCTGCAGCAGTACCTCTTAGTGCGAGTAGAGGAAGAAGACATCCTTCTCCTACTCTATCCACTACTAGTAGTGCTAGCAGCACCAGTGAAG GTACAAAGTTTGGAGCCGCATCGCCGCAAGCAGTGAGGAAGATACTTTCGCTCTCTGACCAGCATAAAACTCGTCCCTACCAGCCGAAACATTGCGTACCACCGCTTCCAGTGCCAGGATTAACCTTGCATTCCAGTGGACCTGAGCCAAGTCCTGGTGCGCCCAGGAGAGTAGGATCTGGTAGTCGGGTTTCCACGCACGAACGATCCCATAGCGATACACCTTCCAGTTTATTGCCGCCTGTCGATCTCAGCGCTGAGAGCAGCAGTGTGACCAGCCTGAGCAATCTGCAACCCTTAAGGAAAACGTTGACCAGTG GTTCGGTGACGAGCAGTGACAGTGGTCATAGTACACAACTGGACAGCCATAGCGGAAGCAGCGTAGAAGCTGGTGGCAGTCCACCGCCACCTCAAAGACGGCACTCCGCCATGCAAG GTTGTACGGGATTAGGAGTAGGCGTGGGCCTCGGAGTACCGGCGGGACTTCCTCCTCCAGGCACGACAATTATAACAACGATGACGACCATGACTACCATGACGTCGATGACGACGATGCGTCCAGGAGTCGGTGGCACGCAATGCCGTCAGCCGCCTGCATACAAAGTCGCAGCACAGATGGCAAGGTTGCACAGGCTTGGTCGTGCGCACAGTCACGAAGGTGTTACCTACAGGACCGAACACGAAGATG ATGACGAGGACGCCCAAGTGTCAGCGGTTTAA
- the LOC144471317 gene encoding rap guanine nucleotide exchange factor 6 isoform X9 has protein sequence MTDYLDPHFVRALCRDPERRTLQDLQIIYYGLLGLEALRPCRDSILRGLCKVVRYERHHANHVLYYTGELATSWYILLSGSVFIDGSMFLPCSSFGKRTGGSARRPNECFVLESSEMIVIDYPEVHGGRMHRPPHPHPITDHRQVNLVFDDTFSQGLTGRPELYQKSNRSSHSSDTSSAYSGSDTMTSVQSSLDADPDDVDLSGLVESIVDSDEEEDLAESMDSLTVRDPVRECLEKDPMERTEDHIETLLEFTQQLKAFTNMTLAVRRALCAVMVFAVVERAGMIVLNDGEELDSWSVLINGAVEIEHSNGEIEQLHLGDSFGILPTMERLLHRGVMRTKCDDCQFVCVTQADYFRIQHQGEENTRRHEENGRVILVTELRGALDGGARRGHVVIRGTPERLMLQLIEENSITDPTYIEDFLLTHRTFIDSPLLVASQLLEWFDQAQVRDRVARVVLLWVNNHFTDFETDPSMMEFLEAFETGLEREKMQGQQRLLNIACAAKARMRNVTLARPSRDEVLHFNILGGYEKGFGIFISKVDKKSKAEDVGLKRGDQILEVNGQSFEHVSHAKALELLRGSTHLSITVKSNLLAFKEMLQMPDDSPRPRARANKPEISKIPTDPRARLSTHVDPITTVNPINPLVGGVPLLSDSNISPIKDVKKEHKGFMTLGPKKRFQRALIKMNILQKNTINDGVHADDSLAPPHTPPGTGLAQTTTNLYHSKSNPDLTSLYCYDDLRAPDYPEHVLKVYKADQTCKYLLIHKETTAHEVVMLALQEFGITESSSNFSLAELSVGEGGMIKQRRLPDQMQNLAERIGLSSRYYLKTNGISETLVADEQAPELIRESQVHFLQLNAVEVAIQLTLQDFSIFRQIESTEYVDDLFELKSRYGVPMLRQFAELVNREMFWVVTEVCSEHNLVRRSKIIKQFIKIARQCKECKNFNSMFAIVSGLGHGAVSRLRASWEKLPNKYQRLFIDLQELMDPSRNMSKYRQLVASEQTQPPIIPFYPVVKKDLTFIHLGNDSRVEGLVNFEKLRMIAKEVRSLTGMCSSPYDLSIMLERGGQPPSSAMVALNQMTTGNQVLHCPGGQTATVKRRKKSTAAPNPKKMFEEAQMVRRVKAYLTNMKVITDEERLHALSVDCEPHAGAVAVAAAVPLSASRGRRHPSPTLSTTSSASSTSEGRKSIQGTKFGAASPQAVRKILSLSDQHKTRPYQPKHCVPPLPVPGLTLHSSGPEPSPGAPRRVGSGSRVSTHERSHSDTPSSLLPPVDLSAESSSVTSLSNLQPLRKTLTSDDEDAQVSAV, from the exons ATCGACTACCCGGAAGTGCATGGAGGAAGGATGCATCGACCACCGCACCCCCATCCCATAACCGACCATCGACAGGTCAACCTGGTCTTCGATGACACG TTTTCCCAAGGCCTGACCGGCAGGCCAGAACTCTACCAAAAGTCTAACAGAAGCAGCCATTCAAGCGACACAAGCTCAGCATATAGTGGATCAGATACAATGACATCTGTACAAAGTTCATTGGATGCAGATCCAGATGACGTTGATCTGTCAGGACTTGTTGAATCCATAGTGGATAGCGATGAAGAGGAAGATCTGGCAGAGAGCATGGAC agCCTGACTGTCCGTGATCCAGTCAGAGAATGTTTAGAGAAAGATCCTATGGAAAGAACAGAAGACCATATAGAGACACTGTTAGAATTTACACAACAGTTAAAGGCCTTTACAAACATGACTTTAGCAGTAAGAAGAGCGCTGTGCGCTGTAATGGTATTTGCTGTGGTAGAACGTGCTGGTATGATAGTTTTGAATGATGGAGAAGAATTGGATAGTTGGAGCGTGCTTATCAATGGTGCTGTAGAAATTGAGCATAGCAATGGAGAAATTGAACAACTACATCTTGGTGATAGTTTTGGAATCTTGCCTACTATGGAGAGATTATTACATAGAGGTGTTATGAGGACAAA ATGCGATGATTGCCAATTTGTATGCGTCACGCAAGcagattattttagaatccAACATCAAGGTGAAGAAAATACTAGGAGGCacgaagaaaatggaagagTCATTCTAGTAACAGAATTAAGAGGAGCTCTAGATGGTGGAGCACGTAGGGGTCATGTTGTTATTCGTGGCACTCCTGAACGTTTAATGTTACAACTTATAGAAGAAAACAGTATTACCGATCCCACTTATATAGAAGACTTTTTATTAACTCatcgaacatttattgatagtCCCTTATTAGTTGCGAGTCAATTGCTAGAATGGTTTGATCAAGCACAAGTCAGAGACAGAGTGGCCAGAGTAGTGCTTCTTTGggtaaataatcattttacgGACTTTGAAACTGATCCATCTATGATGGAATTTTTAGAAGCTTTTGAAACTGGtttagaaagagagaaaatgcAAGGACAACAAAG ATTATTGAACATTGCCTGTGCAGCAAAGGCAAGAATGCGGAATGTAACATTAGCAAGACCCAGTAGGGACGAGGTCttgcattttaatattttgggCGGTTACGAGAAAGGTTTTGGTATCTTCATCTCGAAAGTTGACAAGAAGTCGAAAGCAGAAGATGTTGGTTTGAAACGGGGCGATCAAATTTTAGAAGTAAACGGACAAAGCTTCGAGCACGTGAGTCACGCCAAAGCTCTAGAACTTTTAAGGGGCTCTACTCACCTCAGTATAACAGTGAAATCCAATTTACTTG CGTTTAAAGAAATGCTTCAGATGCCAGATGATTCACCGAGGCCGCGGGCAAGGGCAAATAAACCCGAAATCTCAAAAATCCCAACGGATCCACGTGCAAGGTTGTCCACGCACGTGGATCCAATCACCACTGTAAACCCAATAAACCCACTAGTGGGTGGTGTCCCGTTATTATCTGACTCTAATATCTCTCCAATCAAAGATGTTAAAAAGGAACATAAAGGATTCATGACGCTTGGGCCGAAAAAGAGGTTTCAGAGAGCACTCATAAAAATGAACATACTACAAAAGAATACTATTAA tGACGGTGTACATGCAGACGATTCACTTGCACCTCCTCATACACCACCAGGAACAGGTCTCGCACAGACCACTACCAACCTATACCATTCTAAAAGTAACCCTGATCTAACTTCGTTATATTGTTACGATGACTTAAGAGCGCCCGATTATCCCGAACACGTTTTAAAAGTTTACAAAGCTGATCAAACTTGTAAATACCTTCTTATTCACAAAGAAACAACGGCACACGAG gTCGTAATGCTTGCTCTTCAAGAGTTCGGTATAACCGAGAGCAGTTCAAATTTTTCCTTAGCCGAACTTAGCGTCGGAGAAGGAGGCATGATTAAGCAGCGTAGGTTACCCGATCAGATGCAAAATCTTGCGGAAAGGATCGGTTTAAGTTCTCGATATTACTTAAAAACGAATGGCATATCGGAGACACTTGTAGCCGACGAACAAGCACCTGAACTGATTCGCGAATCTCAGGTtcatttcttacaattaaacGCAGTTGAAGTCGCCATTCAATTGACGTTACAAGACTTCAGTATATTCAG GCAAATTGAATCTACGGAGTACGTGGACGATTTGTTCGAGTTGAAAAGTAGATACGGAGTGCCTATGCTCAGGCAGTTTGCTGAACTAGTCAATAGAGAGATGTTCTGGGTTGTTACAGAAGTTTGTTCTGAACACAACCTTGTACGAcgtagtaaaataataaaacaatttataaaaatagctc GTCAATGTAAggaatgtaaaaatttcaactcCATGTTCGCAATCGTGTCTGGTTTGGGTCACGGAGCTGTTTCAAGATTACGAGCATCTTGGGAAAAACTGCCAAATAAATATCAGAGGCTATTCATTGATCTGCAGGAGTTGATGGATCCCAGCCGCAACATGAGCAAATACAGACAATTGGTGGCGTCTGAACAGACACAACCTCCTATA ATTCCATTCTATCCTGTAGTAAAGAAGGACTTGACATTTATACATCTCGGTAATGATTCCAGAGTGGAAGGTTTagtaaattttgaaaagctgCGAATGATCGCGAAAGAAGTAAGATCTTTGACAGGCATGTGTTCCTCCCCCTACGATTTGTCAATAATGCTGGAAAGAGGTGGTCAACCACCTAGTTCTGCCATGGTTGCGTTAAATCAAATGACCACTGGCAATCAAg TTTTGCATTGTCCAGGCGGGCAAACTGCAACTGTTAAAAGGCGGAAGAAGTCGACTGCTGCGCCAAATCcgaagaaaatgtttgaagAAGCGCAGATGGTCAGGAGAGTGAAGGCTTATCTTACGAACATGAAAGTAATTACGGATGAGGAACGATTGCATGCTTTATCGGTGGACTGTGAACCTCATGCAGGGGCGGTCGCAGTGGCTGCAGCAGTACCTCTTAGTGCGAGTAGAGGAAGAAGACATCCTTCTCCTACTCTATCCACTACTAGTAGTGCTAGCAGCACCAGTGAAGGTAGAAAGAGTATACAGG GTACAAAGTTTGGAGCCGCATCGCCGCAAGCAGTGAGGAAGATACTTTCGCTCTCTGACCAGCATAAAACTCGTCCCTACCAGCCGAAACATTGCGTACCACCGCTTCCAGTGCCAGGATTAACCTTGCATTCCAGTGGACCTGAGCCAAGTCCTGGTGCGCCCAGGAGAGTAGGATCTGGTAGTCGGGTTTCCACGCACGAACGATCCCATAGCGATACACCTTCCAGTTTATTGCCGCCTGTCGATCTCAGCGCTGAGAGCAGCAGTGTGACCAGCCTGAGCAATCTGCAACCCTTAAGGAAAACGTTGACCAGTG ATGACGAGGACGCCCAAGTGTCAGCGGTTTAA